Proteins from a genomic interval of Trichoderma breve strain T069 chromosome 2, whole genome shotgun sequence:
- a CDS encoding non-SMC mitotic condensation complex subunit 1 domain-containing protein yields MAVNRIRGAFAAPRKGETFELRAGLVSQYAYERKESIQKTIMAMTLGKDVSALFPDVLKNIATADLDQKKLVYLYLMNYAKTHPDLCILAVNTFVQDSEDPNPLVRALAIRTMGCIRVDKMVDYMEEPLRKTLRDESPYVRKTAAICVAKLFDLNPAMCIENGFIETLQEMIGDPNPMVVANSVQALAEISETAPETRALLVTPAVLKKLLMAMNECTEWGRITILTVLADYVALDVKESEHICERVIPQFQHVNPSVVLAAVKVVFIHMKSINPELVRSYLKKMAPPLVTLVASQPEVQYVALRNIDLLLQAKPDILSKELRVFFCKYNDPPYVKMQKLEIMVRIANEKNYEQLLSELKEYALEVDMDFVRRAIKAIGQVAIKIEDASAKCVQALEDLLATKVNYVVQEVVVVIKDILRKYPGYEGVIPSLCNYIDELDEANARGSLIWIVGEYAEKISNAEEILEGFVDTFSEEFTQTQLQILTAVVKLFLKKPSGAQSLVQKVLQEATTNSDNPDIRDRAYVYWRLLSGDLEVAKNIVLSHKPTISTTMTSLPATLLEQLLSELSTLASVYHKPPEAFVGKGRFGADEIQRAAIQEQRQNAAENPIAASVAAAAANGSSSVSQSNIENLLDIDFDGAAPASQEQSSAAGTPDRMASPATGGMADMMSMFDAPSASGAPAAAPAGGMNDLMNGFEGLNFGAANGSQPLPAGMQLHGGGSEPKKDSDDLLGLL; encoded by the exons aTGGCGGTGAATCGCATCCGGGGCGCCTTTGCCGCGCCTCGGAAGGGAGAGACGTTTGAGCTGCGAGCTGGGCTGGTCTCGCAATATGCTTACGAGCGGAAGGAGTCCATCCAGAagaccatcatggccatgacgcTGGGCAAGGATGTGTCCGCCTTGTTCCCCGACGTCTTGAAGAACATTGCGACGGCCGACCTGgaccagaagaagctggtcTATCTCTATCTCAT GAACTACGCAAAGACACATCCAGACCTCTGCATTCTCGCCGTCAACACGTTTGTGCAAGACTCGGAAGACCCGAACCCGCTGGTACGAGCGCTGGCCATCCGCACAATGGGGTGCATCAGAGTGGACAAGATGGTCGACTACATGGAGGAGCCGCTGAGGAAAACGCTGCGAGACGAGTCGCCCTACGTGCGCAAGACGGCCGCCATCTGCGTGGCCAAGCTTTTCGACCTGAACCCGGCAATGTGCATCGAGAACGGCTTCATCGAGACGCTCCAGGAGATGATTGGTGACCCGAATCCCATGGTGGTCGCAAACTCGGTCCAGGCGCTGGCGGAAATCAGCGAGACGGCCCCCGAGACGAGGGCGTTGCTGGTCACTCCCGCcgtgctgaagaagctgctcatGGCCATGAACGAATGCACCGAATGGGGTAGAATCACCATCTTGACCGTGCTTGCGGATTATGTTGCCCTCGATGTCAAGGAGTCGGAGCACATTTGCGAGAGGGTCATTCCACAGTTCCAGCACGTCAACCCTAGCGTGGTCTTGGCCGCTGTCAAGGTGGTCTTCATCCATATGAAGTCCATCAACCCGGAACTCGTGCGGTCATACCTTAAGAAGATGGCGCCTCCTTTGG TCACGTTGGTTGCGTCTCAGCCTGAGGTCCAATATGTTGCCCTTAGAAACATCGATCTGCTCCTTCAAGCCAAGCCCGACATCCTCAGCAAGGAACTGcgagtcttcttctgcaaatACAACGATCCGCCATACGTCaagatgcagaagctggaaatCATGGTCAGGATAGCAAACGAGAAGAACTACGAGCAGCTGCTTTCCGAGCTGAAGGAGTACGCATTGGAAGTGGACATGGATTTTGTTCGCCGagccatcaaggccattggACAGGTGGCCATCAAGATTGAGGACGCCAGTGCCAAGTGTGTCCAGGCGCTGGAAGACCTTCTCGCCACAAAGGTCAACTACGTGGTGCAGGAAGTTGTCGTCGTTATCAAGGACATTCTGCGAAAGTACCCCGGTTACGAGGGAGTGATTCCTTCACTGTGCAACTACATCGATGAACTTGACGAGGCCAATGCTCGTGGATCACTCATCTGGATCGTGGGAGAATACGCTGAAAAGATTAGCAATGCCGAGGAGATTCTCGAGGGCTTTGTGGACACCTTTTCAGAAGAGTTTACTCAG ACTCAACTACAGATTCTGACAGCCGTTGTCAAGCtgttcttgaagaagcccagcGGAGCGCAGAGTCTTGTACAAAAGGTATTGCAGGAGGCAACCACCAACAGCGACAACCCCGATATTCGTGACAGAGCATACGTCTACTGGCGATTGCTATCAGGAGACTTGGAGGTGGCCAAG AACATTGTTTTGTCACATAAGCCAACCATTTCAACAACAATGACAAGCCTGCCAGCCACGCTACTGGAGCAACTCTTGTCCGAACTGTCGACTCTTGCATCGGTATACCACAAGCCTCCGGAAGCCTTTGTTGGCAAGGGCCGATTCGGCGCCGACGAGATCCAGCGAGCCGCCATTCAAGAACAGCGCCAGAACGCCGCGGAGAATCCCATCGCTGCCTCTGTGGCCGCGGCTGCCGCCAATGGCTCTTCCTCGGTCTCGCAAAGCAACATTGAAAACCTGCTCGACATCGACTTTGACGGCGCAGCACCGGCCTCTCAGGAGCAGTCAAGCGCAGCGGGAACCCCTGACCGAATGGCAAGCCCAGCCACAGGTGGTATGGCCGACATGATGAGCATGTTTGATGCCCCATCGGCCAGCGGTGCTCCTGCCGCTGCGCCAGCTGGTGGCATGAATGATTTAATGAATGGTTTCGAGGGGCTCAACTTTGGAGCGGCGAATGGCAGCCAGCCACTACCTGCAGGAATGCAGCTGCACGGAGGTGGTTCTGAGCCTAAGAAGGATAGCGATGATCTTTTGGGTTTGTTGTAG
- a CDS encoding bolA-like protein domain-containing protein — protein sequence MASITEASLREAITQRLGAIHVEVTDMSGGCGQAFTSLIVSPQFQDLKSLKRHRLVNTALKDEIAAIHAWTAKCQTPQEWEKEKDTAAPSLDVQYTKGNIEDVAGIDLAVETKMCAEIYIIEQDDAKGR from the exons ATGGCCTCAATAACAGAAGCCTCCCTCCGCGAGGCCATCACCCAGCGCCTCGGCGCAATCCACGTCGAAGTCACCGACATGTCCG GTGGTTGCGGGCAAGCATTTACCTCTCTGATCGTCTCCCCTCAGTTCCAGGACCTCAAGTCCCTTAAGCGGCACCGCCTCGTCAACACAGCGCTCAAGGACGAAATCGCCGCCATCCACGCTTGGACGGCGAAGTGCCAGACGCCGCAGGagtgggagaaggagaaggataCTGCTGCGCCGTCGCTGGATG TTCAATATACCAAGGGGAATATCGAGGATGTCGCGGGAATCGACCTGGCTGTGGAAACGAAGATGTGCGCCGAGATATACATCATCGAGCAAGACGACGCCAAGGGAAGATGA
- a CDS encoding NIF3 (NGG1p interacting factor 3) domain-containing protein gives MAEYADGVGAWGAWQVEPSKFTQLVVNSMRTLYPEELADRKWDNVGLLVGNSESDAKKLEPTVMVTNDLTFQVAVDAIGQGVSVIVSYHPFIFSGFKSVTNSDPQQATLLQLAKAGVAVYCPHTAVDAAPKGLNTWLADIVAGPHKHTPSVAIPCATAPESHSPAGYGRIGHFEEGAPVSLAEIIKRLALKLGGLKHIMIASPVGSDIKTAKVRSFGVCAGSGYDVLKSADVDLLVMGETSHHSALAAIQQGRTLIQVFHSNSERGYLREVLKPSLEKLLKEAEPKAEVIMSEYDADPFKILDVSTLQEA, from the exons ATGGCGGAATACGCAGATGGTGTGGGCGCTTGGGGTGCGTGGCAGGTCGAGCCGTCCAAGTTTACGCAGCTCGTCGTCAACTCCATGAGGACGCT ATACCCCGAAGAGCTCGCCGATCGGAAATGGGACAATGTCGGACTTCTGGTTGGCAACTCCGAAAGcgatgccaagaagctcgagcCGACAGTCATGGTGACAAACGACCTCACCTTTCAAGTCGCAGtggatgccattggccaggGCGTCAGTGTCATTGTTAGCTACC ATCCCTTCATCTTTTCCGGCTTCAAGTCCGTTACGAATAGCGATCCCCAACAAGCTACACTCctgcagctggccaaggctggCGTTGCCGTCTACTGCCCTCACACGGCCGTGGATGCTGCTCCCAAGGGCCTCAACACTTGGCTCGCCGACATCGTTGCTGGACCCCATAAACACACCCCGTCTGTTGCCATTCCTTGCGCCACGGCCCCCGAATCGCATTCTCCAGCTGGATATGGCAGGATAGGGCACTTCGAAGAAGGCGCTCCTGTGTCCCTGGCGGAGATTATCAAGCGACTGGCTCTCAAGCTTGGAGGCCTCAAGCACATCATGATTGCCTCTCCTGTTGGCTCCGACATCAAGACTGCCAAGGTGCGCAGCTTTGGTGTTTGCGCAGGCAGCGGATACGATGTTCTCAAGTCGGCCGACGTCGACCTACTCGTCATGGGCGAAACGAGTCATCACTCTGCTCTAGCAGCCATCCAGCAAGGTAGAACTCTCATCCAAGTATTCCACAGCAACTCAGAAAGAGGCTACCTCCGAGAGGTATTGAAGCCCAGCTTGGaaaagctgctcaaggaggccgagcCCAAAGCGGAGGTGATAATGAGCGAATATGACGCGGATCCATTCAAGATACTGGATGTGAGTACCTTGCAGGAGGCCTGA